The Prochlorococcus sp. MIT 0603 DNA window CCCTTTTGGCATGGAGAAGATGTATTGCTAAAAACATGGATTTCTTCTAAGAAAGGTCTTCGATGGAATTGTAAAACAAAATTTCTCAAAGATTCTGGTGACTTGGGGGCTATAGCAAACATTGATTTAGTTTTGGTCGAGAAAAAGGACTCAGGTCATCATTTACTAAGAAAAAAACCATCTTATTTATCTCAAGCTCTTTTTGATTTGCAACATGGTCCAAATTCTTAATTAGATTGTTTTGGGAAAGTCTGTGTCAGCTATTGAAATTTTAAATTGGAGGAGGCATCAACTCAAAAAAGGTGGCAGAGCAGTGGATTTGGATTGGTTATTAGATATAGGGGGAGGATTAGGCTGGAGTGAGTTGCAAAGTTTGAAAATCTTTCAAAGGAAAACTTATCAGCTAGACATCTCACTCGAAAGACTCTCATCTCTTTGGCTTAAGCATTTAAATGATAAGACTCCTTTGCAGTATCTTTTAGGGAAATGTCCTTGGAGAGACTTTGAGTTAGAGGTAAACCCTTCTGCCTTGATTCCTAGACAAGAGAGTGAATTGTTAATTGATATTGCACTAGAAAAAATCAACCCTGCTTTAAAAACATCAGGTTTATGGGCAGATTTGGGTACAGGATCTGGTGCTTTCGCAGTTGCATTAGCAAAATCTTTCCCTGGATGGATTGGTCATGCAGTTGATTGCAGCGAGGGTGCTATTTGTTTAGCAGAAAAAAATATAAAAAAGTTAGCTGGAAATTCTCAGGTTGTATTGCATTTAGGTCATTGGTGGGAACCTTTAGAGCCTTGGTGGGGTCAAATTGATTTATTAGTTGCTAATCCCCCCTATATTCCAAGCTCCAATCTAGAAAAACTTGATTCAGTTGTATTAGATCATGAGCCTCACTTGGCTCTATGTGGTGGCGATGATGGAATGGATTGTTGCCGTGAAATTATTGAAGGAGCCATTAAAGGACTTTCTTCGGGCGGGTGGATGATGTTTGAGCACAACTTTGATCAAAGTGAAAAAGCTTTGAAGATTTTGACTGAAGCTGGTTTTGTGGATGTTGATTTTGCAACGGATCTTGAAGGGATTAGACGATTTGCTTTAGCACGACATTGGTAAGCGATATTTCTAGGAGAATGCAAATCCCTATATTCCTTAATGATGATCTTCTTCTTTTATTGAAAGAAGGCTCTCCAGTATTAATCCCAACTGATACATTGCCTGCTTTGGCGGCCTGTCCTGAGAATGCTTCTTGCTTATGGAAAATAAAAAATAGACCAATGACTAAGCCTTTTATTTTGATGGGATCGTCGTCAGAGAAATTACTTGAATTCGTTATGCCTGAGGCATTAGAAGATGCCTTTAAGATTGGATCTGCTTACTGGCCAGGCGCTCTAACTATTGTTGTTCCTGCCGTTAAAGAGTTAGTTGATAATCTTAATCCATTTGGCAGTTCAATTGGAATGAGAGTTCCTGCATGTGATTTCACTATTAATTTCCTTGAGAAGAGTGGCCCTTTGGCAACTACAAGTGCAAATATTTCTGGACATGATCCACTACTGGACCCGAAGGCTGTATCCAAATGCTTCCCGCAGCTGCCATTGCTAGGACCATTGCCTTGGCCTAAACCATCTGGTCAGGCAAGTACTTTGATTGAATGGAAAGCCCCAGGAAGCTGGCAGATATTAAGAATTGGTGCTGTTATACCTTTAGAGGTAGAACAGTGATGACTTGGCTTCTTCTATTAGTAGTCATACTTCAAGCTGGATTTCATTGGGTTCTAAATACAGCAATAGTTGTTACTTCTAAGCTCTTTGAGCTTAGGTTTCTGAATTTATTAATTCTAATTTTGATTGCATGGATTTTTTCAGGAAGAGGAGCTCTTAAAAACCTTAGTGATTGATCAACTGCTTGTATGCCGGCTAACAGATTTGAACTGATGACCTTCGCTTTACAAAAGCGCTGCTCTACCGCTGAGCTAAGCCGGCTTAATTTCATTAACAATAATTGAATGACGAATGTTTTCCAATCAGATAGCTACTCTTATCAAACAAATTTAATTCATTTTTAATGATTTTGAGTCGTTGATTTTCCTTTAATAAATATGATTCTTAGATGTTGTGAAATCTTTAAGAAGATGCTTCTTCTGACACCTTCGATATTGATTCACTATTTGACTCCTGTTGTTTCATTTTGATTTGTCCTGAAAGCGTTCTTTTTATAGGAAGATTTGCTACTAATGCAGTCATTCTGTCTTCTGTTTCAAGGCTGACTTCTCCTCCTTCCAAGTCAATTTCAACATATTTCGCAACCACATCAAGGATTTCTGCTCTCATTTTGTCCAAGAGGTCTGGACTTAAATCAGTTCTGTCATGAGCTAGAACTAACTGGAGCCTTTCACGAGCTTTAGCAGCACTTGCAGGTTGCCTTCCTAGCAATTTGTTTAAGATGTCTCTGAGGGTCATAGATTTTAGAAGATTTTTGTTTGCATCAAACGACGGAATTTGTCTCGAAGACCTGAACCTTCTTGAGAAGGATCAATAAGATCAATTTCTTCTCCTTTAAGACGTCCTGCGATATTGGAATAACATCTTGCTGCAGGTGAATTACTCCCAATAAGGGTGAGAGGCTCTCCTCTATTGGTACTGACTATGACTTGTTCATCTTCTAGAACCAAACCCAATAAAGGCAGCGCGAGAATATCAGTTACATCTTCGATGGATAGCATCTCTTGACTCTCCATCATTTTTGGTCGAACTCTATTCAGAACTAATTGAACAGGCTTAATGCCGTGAGTATTAAGAAGGCCAATTACCCTATCAGCATCTCTAACAGCTGAGACTTCTGGATTGGTGACAATAATTGCTTCTTTTGATGCTGCGACTGCATTCTTGAAACCATCTTCGACTCCTGCAGGGCAATCAATTAACACGTATTCAAATTGATTGCTTAGCATGCCAACTATTTTGACCATGTCCTCTGGCTTAAGCCAATCAAGCATTCTTGGATTGCCAGCAGGAAGCAAAGAGAGGTTTGGTTCCTGTTTATGTTTAACTAATGCTTGATCAAGACGACAAGTCTCTTCAAGAACCTCTTGTGCTGTATAAACGATTCGATTTTCTAGACCTAATAATAGATCCAGATTACGAAGACCAAAATCAGCATCTAGTACAGCAGTTGGAGAACCTTTTCTAGCCAGGGAAATGCCGAGGTTTGCTGTGAGAGTTGTCTTGCCTACTCCACCTTTGCCTGAGCAGATAAGGATCACTCTTGTATCTAACGTCACGGACCTCTTCGAAGTTGAATAATTTTAATTGGATTTCACCTAATAACAATGTTAATTATGCAAAATCTTAAATTCAGTTATCGAATGATTACTCTTCCTTCTGATATTGCAAGCATTCTTGTTTAACTGGATGTCTTTTTTTATATTGTTGTTGCGGGTTTAATGACAATTACATCATCCTCTAAGCGTGCTTCTTCAGCTAAACCCTCTTCAGGCTTCTCTTTAGGCCCTCTTGCTACTTTGTTTGCGATTCTCAATTGAACTGGCCTTAATTGAAGGGCGGTTATTTTGGCCTTTATATTTCCATTTTTCCCTGCGTGAGCTATTCCCAATAGCCTTCCCCAAATCATTACATTCCCACCAGCTAATACAGAAGCACCAGGATTTACATCTCCAACAATAAGCACATCATTATTTACGGCTAAGACTTCACCGGACCTAAGAGTACCTTGATGTAAAAATATTGTTGAAGAATCATTTTTACTTTTAAAGTCATTATTTGAATCTTTAGAGTTGATTCTTTGTTTTAATGTGCTCTCTTTAGGGTTAAGCAATGTCTTAAATCCTAAGCCAGAAGCACTTATAATAGTTTGTGGATTAGTTGACTCAATATTAATGATTTGAATTTTTTGCTTTTGACAAACTTTATTGATAAAAATTATATCCTTTGAAGTAAAAGTAGCCTCACCTAAGTCGAATGTTATTTTATCTTTTTTATAATCTTTTAAATTTAACTCAATCTTATCACGCCAGTTCTTCTTAAGAACAGAGCTGAAAATAACTTTATCTCTTTTTGAATCAATTTCCATGATGTTATTAGAATTAACCATAAGCTTGCTTATCTCTTAATTCTAATAATTTTTTCTTAAGTTCACTTTCGATTCCCTTTGGATAAATTAACCATGCTGTTTTTGATGGGCTAATTAATCTATCTATTAAAAATGATTCTTTCTCAAGGGCTTTTAATTGTTTGCCATCCCAAACTCTAAGACCGCTTTTATAAGGCTGATATCCAAAGAATTTATTATGCCGTAACCCACAACAAATAATCGGGTCTAGATTGATTTTCTCAGCAAGATTTCTTGTTATTACAAGAGCTTCTAATTGAAAATCTGTTCCTAAGTCTTCTATATTAGTTGCTTTTAAGAGTTTCCTGTTAAGAAAATTGCTGCACAGACTTTTTAAAGGCTCTGGTGCATCTTCTTTCCACCTTGAAAGATGGTAAAGAGTACGCATATCGTCATTTGCTAGAAAAGTTTCAAGATTAATTTTCTTTGGATCCCAAAGCCATTTTGCTAAGCAATTGTCAACCCAGACTTTTTTCTCTCCAAATTGTCTAGCAGTTTCAATTATTTTTTCTAAAAGCCAATTACTTACTTCATTTAGCCTATGATTATATATTGCTCTATACATTAAATTCCTTACTATTAAATAATGCTCTACAGCCATTAAACCTTTTGGATCTATCGCAAGATCACCATCAGGAGCAAGTGTTAGTGCTGAGAGAATTCGTTCTAAATCAATTTTCCCATAATGTGCACCTATGCTATGACTATCTCTCATTAAATAATCAAGACGATCACAATCTAATTGGCTACTGACTAAAGACCTTATTAATTTGCAATCAATTTCTTTTCCTGCTATTAGATCAGCAACTTGACTACTTAGACTTGGGTTGAGATCATTTAAGCTTTGATATATCTCTAGGCTCTCATTAATGACTTTTGCAGACCATTCTTCATGTTTTAGCCCAAACATACCCTCACTTGTATGACTTAATGGTCCATGGCCAATATCATGTAAAAGTGCAGAAGCATATAGCAAGGCATTGTACTTCTCTAACTTTGGGTTAATTCTTAATATCTTTTTAAATGCCCTTCTTGCAATATGAAAAACCCCAAGCGAGTGACTAAATCGACTGGACTCTGCTCCATGAAATGTTAGAGAAGCTGGCCCAAGTTGTTTGATCCTTCTTAGTCTTTGGAATGGTGGTGAATCGACTAATCTAATTATCATCCTTTCCTCTGGAATCTCATCGTCAAGAGTTATTCCTTGATGTATAGGATCGTAATAAGTTCTTTTTGACATTAATTATTAAATAAAATCAAGTGTCTATCTTCTTTGGATCGGAGGAAATATTATCTACCAGCTTATTTTCTTTTGAATCGGATGAAATATTATTCTCCAACTTATTTTCTTTTGGATTGGAAGAAATATTATTTTCAAGTTCAATTTCTTCTGTATTTTGTTCTATTTTTTGAAGATCAAGATTTGCTTCCATAAATAATTCAGCATCTTGTAACCACCTATCCTCTGGTCCTCCAGGGTTTAGAGGTTCAGGCATTTCAAGATATCGGTCAGGTTCTATTCCTAGATTTTGAATGTCTCTACCAGATGGGGTTAGATAGCTAGCAACAGTTAAGGCTAGTCCACTGCCATCGCTCAAATTTGTAAGCGATTGAATTAGACCTTTGCCAAAGGTCCTTGAACCTAGTAAAACAGATCTCTCATTATCTTGGAGCGCTCCTGCGAGGATTTCGCTGGCACTAGCTGTGCCACTATTCACTAATGTAACTAAAGGGCCGTCATAAAGAGTATCTTTGCTTGAAGGAATTGGGTCTTTTATTTCATCGCGGTTTTTTGTCTCAACAATTGGCTTTTCACTTAAAAACCCATCTGCTACTGCAAGGCCTGAACTAACTAATCCTCCTGAATTATTACGTAAATCCAATACAATACCTTCTACATCTTTTTCCGAAAGCTCTTTTAAAGCCTCTTTTACATCTTCAGGCACTCCTTCGCTGAATTGAGTGATTCTTACATACCCAAGAGTGTGCTTTTCCGTTCTGATTCGCTTTGTTCTTACTGGTCTTAAATCAACACT harbors:
- the ctpZ gene encoding carboxyl-terminal processing protease CtpZ: MLPTVKTCSKYFRQIIAGLITCLLIFSLGAAPVFALNDGQQLVLETWNLVNEGFLNPDKFNDVQWRRLRQQALEKPISTSDEAYSAIETMLLPLGDPYTRLLRPADYKALKESNIGSEINGVGLQLGARSNDGEIVVIAPLEGSPAADAEIPSGSLLRKVDNNSPKRLGLEATASKLRGESGSKVLLEIETPDQEIKEIILERRSVDLRPVRTKRIRTEKHTLGYVRITQFSEGVPEDVKEALKELSEKDVEGIVLDLRNNSGGLVSSGLAVADGFLSEKPIVETKNRDEIKDPIPSSKDTLYDGPLVTLVNSGTASASEILAGALQDNERSVLLGSRTFGKGLIQSLTNLSDGSGLALTVASYLTPSGRDIQNLGIEPDRYLEMPEPLNPGGPEDRWLQDAELFMEANLDLQKIEQNTEEIELENNISSNPKENKLENNISSDSKENKLVDNISSDPKKIDT
- a CDS encoding acyl-CoA thioesterase, which encodes MAGDLDIKPWLLNKIVLPQSTDHAGVMWHGSYLLWLEEARINALSDVGLSYKYLSDQGYELPVVDLRIKYIMPFWHGEDVLLKTWISSKKGLRWNCKTKFLKDSGDLGAIANIDLVLVEKKDSGHHLLRKKPSYLSQALFDLQHGPNS
- a CDS encoding HD domain-containing protein; protein product: MSKRTYYDPIHQGITLDDEIPEERMIIRLVDSPPFQRLRRIKQLGPASLTFHGAESSRFSHSLGVFHIARRAFKKILRINPKLEKYNALLYASALLHDIGHGPLSHTSEGMFGLKHEEWSAKVINESLEIYQSLNDLNPSLSSQVADLIAGKEIDCKLIRSLVSSQLDCDRLDYLMRDSHSIGAHYGKIDLERILSALTLAPDGDLAIDPKGLMAVEHYLIVRNLMYRAIYNHRLNEVSNWLLEKIIETARQFGEKKVWVDNCLAKWLWDPKKINLETFLANDDMRTLYHLSRWKEDAPEPLKSLCSNFLNRKLLKATNIEDLGTDFQLEALVITRNLAEKINLDPIICCGLRHNKFFGYQPYKSGLRVWDGKQLKALEKESFLIDRLISPSKTAWLIYPKGIESELKKKLLELRDKQAYG
- the minD gene encoding septum site-determining protein MinD, yielding MTLDTRVILICSGKGGVGKTTLTANLGISLARKGSPTAVLDADFGLRNLDLLLGLENRIVYTAQEVLEETCRLDQALVKHKQEPNLSLLPAGNPRMLDWLKPEDMVKIVGMLSNQFEYVLIDCPAGVEDGFKNAVAASKEAIIVTNPEVSAVRDADRVIGLLNTHGIKPVQLVLNRVRPKMMESQEMLSIEDVTDILALPLLGLVLEDEQVIVSTNRGEPLTLIGSNSPAARCYSNIAGRLKGEEIDLIDPSQEGSGLRDKFRRLMQTKIF
- the prmC gene encoding peptide chain release factor N(5)-glutamine methyltransferase, which translates into the protein MSAIEILNWRRHQLKKGGRAVDLDWLLDIGGGLGWSELQSLKIFQRKTYQLDISLERLSSLWLKHLNDKTPLQYLLGKCPWRDFELEVNPSALIPRQESELLIDIALEKINPALKTSGLWADLGTGSGAFAVALAKSFPGWIGHAVDCSEGAICLAEKNIKKLAGNSQVVLHLGHWWEPLEPWWGQIDLLVANPPYIPSSNLEKLDSVVLDHEPHLALCGGDDGMDCCREIIEGAIKGLSSGGWMMFEHNFDQSEKALKILTEAGFVDVDFATDLEGIRRFALARHW
- the minE gene encoding cell division topological specificity factor MinE; protein product: MTLRDILNKLLGRQPASAAKARERLQLVLAHDRTDLSPDLLDKMRAEILDVVAKYVEIDLEGGEVSLETEDRMTALVANLPIKRTLSGQIKMKQQESNSESISKVSEEASS
- the minC gene encoding septum site-determining protein MinC → MEIDSKRDKVIFSSVLKKNWRDKIELNLKDYKKDKITFDLGEATFTSKDIIFINKVCQKQKIQIINIESTNPQTIISASGLGFKTLLNPKESTLKQRINSKDSNNDFKSKNDSSTIFLHQGTLRSGEVLAVNNDVLIVGDVNPGASVLAGGNVMIWGRLLGIAHAGKNGNIKAKITALQLRPVQLRIANKVARGPKEKPEEGLAEEARLEDDVIVIKPATTI
- a CDS encoding L-threonylcarbamoyladenylate synthase translates to MQIPIFLNDDLLLLLKEGSPVLIPTDTLPALAACPENASCLWKIKNRPMTKPFILMGSSSEKLLEFVMPEALEDAFKIGSAYWPGALTIVVPAVKELVDNLNPFGSSIGMRVPACDFTINFLEKSGPLATTSANISGHDPLLDPKAVSKCFPQLPLLGPLPWPKPSGQASTLIEWKAPGSWQILRIGAVIPLEVEQ